The Microbacterium foliorum genome has a window encoding:
- the paaZ gene encoding phenylacetic acid degradation bifunctional protein PaaZ: protein MTEYLPSYVQGEWWTPSTPERSTEVRDASTGDVVAHVSTDGLDLAGALEHARSVGQRSLGALTFHQRAVLLKQFALALTERKEELYALSSRTGATKSDSWVDIDGGIGVLFSYSGKGRRELPNSRVHVDGPVEPLSKDGSFLGRHVYTTLPGVAVQINAFNFPVWGSLEKFAPAFLAGMPTLVKPATPTGYLAEAMVRILVESGLLPEGSLQLVSGSVPELFENLRLGDIVGFTGSASTAESLKAHPVVQTGGVRFTAETDSINASVLGTDAVDGTPEFDAYVRQLVTEMTSKSGQKCTAIRRAIVPTGSADAVIAAVQARIAEKTVLGDPRSEGVTMGPLASIAQRDEVLRQVGRLQAAGGRIVVGTTDDPEVRLADGSTGPSPDGAFVAPMLLRFDDAQSDAAHSIEAFGPVSSLLTYDTTADAAALVARGGGSLVTSIATHDPVQAVELAARIAPFNGRMLLLDRDDARSSTGHGSPLPNLVHGGPGRAGGGEELGGIRAVLHHMQRTAVQGSPDMLTALTGVWHAGAAARSDGRHPFRKSLAELRIGDQIVSASREVTLADIETFAHFTGDTFYAHMDEAAAAANPFFPGRVAHGYLLVSWAAGLFVDPEPGPVLANYGLENLRFITPVSPGDTIRVELTAKQITPRETDGYGEVRWDAVIRNQSDELVATYDVLTLVEKDDTAEVAAA from the coding sequence ATGACCGAGTATCTGCCGAGCTATGTCCAGGGCGAGTGGTGGACCCCGTCGACCCCTGAGCGGTCCACCGAGGTGCGGGACGCATCGACCGGCGACGTCGTCGCGCATGTCTCCACCGACGGCCTCGACCTCGCCGGGGCGCTGGAGCACGCCCGTTCGGTGGGACAGAGGAGTCTCGGCGCGCTCACCTTCCATCAGCGCGCCGTGCTGCTGAAGCAGTTCGCGCTGGCGCTCACCGAACGCAAGGAGGAGCTGTACGCACTGTCATCCCGCACGGGTGCCACGAAGAGCGACTCCTGGGTCGACATCGACGGCGGCATCGGCGTGCTGTTCTCATACTCCGGCAAAGGACGACGCGAGCTGCCGAACAGCCGCGTGCACGTCGACGGTCCGGTCGAACCGCTCTCGAAGGACGGATCCTTCCTCGGTCGTCACGTCTACACGACGCTGCCCGGCGTCGCGGTGCAGATCAATGCGTTCAACTTCCCCGTGTGGGGATCGCTCGAGAAGTTCGCTCCGGCGTTCCTCGCCGGAATGCCCACCCTGGTGAAGCCCGCCACCCCGACGGGATACCTGGCGGAGGCGATGGTGCGCATCCTCGTCGAGTCCGGACTGCTGCCCGAAGGGTCTCTCCAGCTCGTCAGCGGAAGCGTTCCCGAGCTGTTCGAGAACCTGCGGCTGGGGGACATCGTCGGATTCACCGGCAGCGCGTCGACGGCGGAGAGCCTCAAGGCCCACCCCGTCGTGCAGACCGGAGGAGTGCGCTTCACCGCGGAGACCGACTCGATCAACGCGTCGGTGCTCGGCACCGACGCCGTCGACGGCACCCCCGAGTTCGATGCCTATGTGCGCCAGCTCGTCACCGAGATGACGAGCAAGTCCGGCCAGAAGTGCACGGCGATCCGTCGCGCGATCGTGCCGACGGGCTCGGCGGATGCCGTGATCGCCGCCGTGCAGGCGCGCATCGCCGAGAAGACCGTGCTCGGCGACCCGCGCAGCGAGGGCGTCACCATGGGCCCGCTCGCCTCGATCGCGCAGCGCGACGAGGTGCTGCGACAGGTCGGCAGACTGCAGGCGGCCGGCGGCCGGATCGTCGTCGGCACGACGGACGACCCCGAGGTGCGCCTCGCCGACGGCTCGACAGGACCCTCCCCCGACGGAGCGTTCGTCGCGCCGATGCTGCTGCGCTTCGACGACGCGCAGTCCGACGCCGCGCATTCGATCGAGGCCTTCGGCCCGGTCTCGTCGCTGCTCACGTACGACACCACCGCCGACGCGGCAGCGCTCGTCGCGCGGGGCGGGGGCTCGCTCGTCACGAGCATCGCGACCCACGACCCCGTGCAGGCTGTGGAGCTGGCCGCGCGCATCGCGCCCTTCAACGGCCGGATGCTGCTTCTCGACCGCGATGACGCCCGATCGTCGACCGGTCACGGATCCCCGCTGCCGAACCTCGTGCACGGCGGTCCCGGCCGGGCCGGCGGCGGCGAGGAGCTCGGCGGCATCCGTGCGGTGCTCCACCACATGCAGCGCACCGCCGTGCAGGGATCGCCCGACATGCTCACCGCGCTGACCGGCGTGTGGCACGCGGGAGCCGCCGCGCGCAGCGACGGCCGGCATCCGTTCCGCAAGTCGCTCGCAGAGCTCCGCATCGGCGATCAGATCGTGTCCGCGTCGCGCGAGGTGACGCTCGCCGACATCGAGACCTTCGCGCACTTCACCGGCGACACGTTCTACGCGCACATGGATGAGGCGGCCGCCGCCGCCAACCCGTTCTTCCCCGGTCGGGTCGCCCACGGCTACCTGCTCGTCTCGTGGGCCGCCGGACTGTTCGTCGACCCGGAGCCCGGCCCCGTGCTCGCCAACTACGGGCTCGAGAACCTGCGGTTCATCACCCCCGTCTCCCCCGGCGACACGATCCGCGTCGAGCTCACCGCCAAGCAGATCACGCCCCGCGAGACCGACGGGTACGGCGAGGTGCGCTGGGATGCCGTGATCCGCAACCAGAGCGACGAGCTCGTCGCGACCTACGACGTCCTGACCCTCGTCGAGAAGGACGACACCGCCGAGGTCGCTGCAGCATGA
- a CDS encoding 3-hydroxyacyl-CoA dehydrogenase family protein, whose product MGAGIAHAFLLAGSHVSVVERDAASAEAALTRIGDSIRRSVERDSSLDAAELADRLTTGTDIAAFAAVDLAVEAVPEERALKNDALARAEAAMPAHATLASNTSSISIDDLAADRRRPERFLGLHFFNPVPASALVEIVRGSRTETAIVDSATGWVRALGKTPIVVSDSPGFASSRLGVMLGLEAIRMLDEGVASAADIDAAMTLGYRHPMGPLRTTDVVGLDVRLGIAEELERTLGARFAPPDLLRRLVAEGKLGRKSGEGFYAWNEER is encoded by the coding sequence ATGGGCGCCGGCATCGCGCATGCGTTCCTGCTCGCGGGTTCGCACGTGAGCGTGGTCGAGCGGGACGCGGCGAGCGCCGAGGCCGCCCTGACGCGCATCGGCGACAGCATCCGTCGATCCGTCGAGCGCGACTCCTCTCTGGATGCGGCAGAGCTCGCCGACCGGCTCACGACCGGTACCGACATCGCGGCGTTCGCCGCGGTCGACCTCGCGGTCGAGGCGGTACCCGAGGAGCGCGCCCTCAAGAACGATGCTCTCGCCCGCGCCGAAGCCGCGATGCCCGCTCACGCGACGCTGGCGAGCAACACCTCGTCGATCTCGATCGACGACCTGGCCGCAGACCGACGGCGCCCCGAGCGCTTTCTCGGTCTGCATTTCTTCAACCCCGTGCCGGCATCGGCACTCGTCGAGATCGTGCGCGGCAGCCGGACCGAGACGGCGATCGTCGACAGCGCGACCGGATGGGTGCGCGCTCTCGGCAAGACACCGATCGTCGTGAGCGACTCGCCGGGCTTCGCCTCGTCCCGACTGGGCGTGATGCTCGGCCTCGAAGCGATCAGGATGCTCGACGAGGGAGTCGCCTCGGCGGCCGACATCGACGCGGCGATGACGCTCGGATACCGGCATCCGATGGGCCCTCTGCGCACGACCGACGTGGTCGGCCTCGATGTGCGCCTGGGGATCGCCGAGGAGTTGGAGCGCACGCTCGGCGCGCGTTTCGCTCCGCCGGATCTTCTGCGACGTCTGGTCGCCGAAGGAAAGCTGGGCCGCAAGAGCGGCGAAGGGTTCTACGCATGGAACGAGGAGAGATGA
- a CDS encoding enoyl-CoA hydratase/isomerase family protein, whose translation MTLHIEEHDDRIVATLDRPEKRNAIDQATVDALHGLCAVLEEAPRTLILAGSGGVFAAGADIAQLRDRTADDARRGINATVFIRIHELPMPVVAAIDGYALGGGAELAYAADIRVATPSLRIGNPETGLGIIAAAGATWRLPEIVGEARASELLLTGRALDAEEALRWGLVSSVHPADELLAAAHGIVDRIAANDPLATRFTKRALRTPRAQHPAIELELQAELFDSPEKHRRMTAFLERKTR comes from the coding sequence ATGACTCTGCACATCGAGGAGCACGACGACCGGATCGTCGCGACGCTGGATCGCCCCGAGAAGCGCAACGCCATCGATCAGGCGACGGTCGACGCGCTGCACGGGCTGTGCGCGGTGCTCGAAGAGGCTCCGCGCACGCTGATCCTCGCGGGATCGGGCGGTGTCTTCGCTGCGGGCGCCGACATCGCACAGCTGCGCGACCGCACCGCCGACGACGCCAGGCGCGGCATCAACGCGACCGTGTTCATCCGCATCCACGAGCTGCCGATGCCCGTGGTCGCCGCGATCGACGGCTACGCCCTCGGCGGCGGGGCAGAACTCGCCTACGCCGCAGACATCCGCGTCGCCACGCCGTCCCTCCGCATCGGCAACCCCGAGACCGGACTCGGGATCATCGCGGCGGCCGGCGCGACATGGCGCCTCCCCGAGATCGTCGGCGAGGCGCGAGCCAGCGAGCTGCTGCTCACCGGGCGTGCGCTCGACGCCGAGGAGGCACTGCGCTGGGGCCTGGTCTCGTCGGTGCATCCGGCCGACGAGCTGCTCGCCGCAGCCCACGGGATCGTCGATCGCATCGCGGCGAACGACCCACTGGCGACCCGGTTCACGAAGCGGGCCCTGCGCACGCCGCGAGCGCAGCACCCGGCGATCGAACTCGAGCTGCAGGCCGAGCTGTTCGACTCGCCCGAGAAGCACCGCCGGATGACCGCATTCCTCGAGAGGAAGACCCGATGA
- a CDS encoding thiolase family protein, whose translation MSEAYLVDGVRTPVGRYGGALASVRPDDLAALVVGETARRSGLPVEEIDEVILGAANQAGEDNRNVARMAVLLAGLPDSIPGLTVNRLCASGMSAIALAANAVRAGDADLVIAGGVESMTRAPWVQAKPDRAWARPGAAFDTSIGWRFTNPRLSERDKATFSMPETAEEVARVDAISRADADAFALQSHERAIAAIDAGRFAAEIVGVETGRGFVDTDEGPRRDTTLDALARLRAVVAGGEVVTAGNSSSLNDGSSAIVVASAEAVESHGLRPRARIVASATAALAPEIMGLGPVPATQKALAKAGLTVDDLGAVELNEAFASQSLACIRRLGLDPAIVNADGGAIALGHPLGSSGSRLIVTLLGRLERENARYGLATMCVGVGQGTAMIVERLT comes from the coding sequence ATGTCCGAGGCCTATCTCGTCGATGGCGTCCGCACCCCCGTCGGGCGCTACGGAGGGGCCCTTGCGTCCGTCCGCCCCGACGACCTCGCAGCCCTGGTGGTGGGTGAGACCGCCCGCAGGTCGGGTCTTCCCGTCGAGGAGATCGACGAGGTGATCCTCGGCGCCGCGAACCAGGCGGGCGAGGACAACCGCAACGTGGCGCGCATGGCCGTGCTGCTCGCGGGCCTTCCCGATTCGATCCCCGGCCTGACCGTCAACCGCCTCTGCGCCTCGGGGATGTCGGCCATCGCCCTCGCCGCGAATGCCGTGCGCGCAGGAGACGCCGACCTCGTCATCGCGGGCGGCGTCGAATCCATGACCCGTGCGCCCTGGGTGCAGGCGAAGCCCGACCGGGCATGGGCACGGCCCGGTGCCGCGTTCGACACCTCGATCGGCTGGCGTTTCACGAACCCCCGGCTGAGCGAGCGCGACAAGGCCACCTTCTCGATGCCGGAGACGGCGGAGGAGGTCGCGCGCGTCGATGCGATCAGTCGGGCCGATGCCGACGCTTTCGCTCTGCAGAGCCACGAGCGGGCGATCGCCGCGATCGACGCCGGGCGCTTCGCCGCCGAGATCGTCGGCGTCGAGACGGGCCGCGGATTCGTCGACACCGACGAGGGACCGCGACGCGACACCACCCTCGACGCACTCGCGCGGCTGCGTGCGGTCGTCGCCGGCGGCGAGGTCGTCACCGCAGGGAACTCCAGCTCGCTGAACGACGGATCGTCAGCGATCGTCGTGGCGAGTGCCGAAGCCGTCGAGAGCCACGGACTGCGCCCGCGTGCGCGCATCGTGGCATCGGCCACAGCCGCCCTCGCTCCCGAGATCATGGGACTGGGGCCGGTGCCTGCCACGCAGAAGGCGCTCGCCAAGGCGGGTCTGACCGTGGACGACCTCGGCGCCGTCGAGCTGAACGAGGCCTTCGCCTCGCAGTCCCTCGCCTGCATCCGCCGCCTGGGACTCGACCCCGCGATCGTCAATGCCGACGGTGGCGCCATCGCGCTCGGCCATCCGCTCGGATCCAGCGGTTCCCGACTGATCGTGACGCTTCTCGGACGACTCGAGCGCGAGAACGCCCGCTACGGACTCGCCACGATGTGCGTGGGCGTCGGGCAGGGCACCGCCATGATCGTCGAGCGCCTGACATGA